The following is a genomic window from Nitrospira sp..
TTCCCTTCGAAACTCAATTCTTGCAACTGCGTCCGCCGATAATATTTGAACGAGTGTTCGAGAATCCGCACCATTTCATAGGCCGTCGCCGGGACGCCCGCAATGGCCATGACACTATGGCGATCGATTTCGAGCACCTTGTCCGTCCGGTCATACATCACCATATTGCCGGCCGTCGCCCGGCGATCACCAGCGACGAGAACGCCATCGCGATATTTGAACGCCAGAATCGTCGTCGCGCTCGGCAGCTCGATGCCCGACCCGACAGTCGCAGGCTGGCCGAACTGATAGCCCTGCTCCTTCAACAACTGAAAAAAATCCCCCTGCATTCCCATCCCAGCACCATGCCTTCCTAGTTTACTTTTCCTCCAAGATGAGCGCCGATGTTAGGGCTCACTGCGCGCATCCAACGAGGACCTTCTATTCTCACCCGCCCACCCTCGCGGCGCCAAGACGCCGCGTTTTCCCAACAGGCACGCGTTCGGCGAGCACAAACCCTGGATCGGTAGCCATCCTCACTCCCCTGTTCTCTGCCGGTACCGCTCCGCCTGCTTCGGATCGACCTTCTTCATTCGCTTCATCAAACTGTCTTTATCCGGCGATCCGGTCTCCGGACGGCGAGGCCCTCCGCCTTCGTCCAACGGACTTGGCGCCTTCGGCATCGGATCGACCGGCCCCTCGCGTCGTTCAGGCATCGTCTGGTAGATCATGGCTGCGATTCCTTTCTTCTACTCCAGGCGGCCAACCCATCGGCCGGAGAAGCCGCCCGCTCAAAAATCTCCGCACAGGCCGTAACATCGGCCGGATCGAACAAATCGCCCATCTCCAACGTCTTTCCCTTCAACAACCCGCCAGAGAACTGAATGCGTTCCCACTGCATCGCTGTGATCTGATCAGGAAACCGCCGCACACACAATCCGCGCAACCCGCCGCGAGTATCTTGAGGACCGGCCGACAAGGCCTGTTCGATGTCGGCTTCCGTGGTCATACGCCAGGCCTTGCCTTCGGCTTCCAGCCCAAGATACAGCCCACGGTCGGCGTTCACGTTATGGTATTCGAGATCCAGACTCGCCAGCCAGGGATCGTCCCAGCCGATCCGCTCTTCCCGGACAAAGGTCTCAAACAGCCACAGCTTCGTCACCCAATCGAGCTTGCCGACCAATTGATTGCGATCCTCTGCCAGCAAGCGCAGCGTCTCGCCCCATTCACTCAGCACCCAGTCCGTTTCGGCATCGGCTCCGGCCAACAGGCGCCTGGCTGCCACGTAATATTGCGCCTGGATTTCCAACCCGGAGAGCGCCACCCCCTGTTTCTGGCGCACGGTCGCCTTCAAATCAGGATCGCGAGAAATCAGCTTCACCGCCGCAACCGGATCG
Proteins encoded in this region:
- a CDS encoding Prokaryotic ubiquitin-like protein UBact (MaGe:77309107), encoding MIYQTMPERREGPVDPMPKAPSPLDEGGGPRRPETGSPDKDSLMKRMKKVDPKQAERYRQRTGE